In the Ignavibacteriales bacterium genome, GAAAATCATTAATAGTAGTTATCGTCACTACACCATTTGCATCTACATTTAATTCGAATACTCGCCAAGTATTATAACCGTTCGGATTGCTTGTCGGAACACTAAATGCGTAAAGCTGTGCGCCAATTATTAAAGTTACCTTTGCATTAGAACCAGCTAACGGTGCAGAGCTTTCACCCGAATAGTTGTGAACTATGTACTTATACACTCCCGGGAATTTTCTGTAAATAGTTACTACTTCCGGTCCATAACTATACCTATCATCAGTATCTAAACTAGCAAAAGGATAACTAGTAGCAGATCCCATTGAACTCCAATAAACATGTCCCGGACCTTGTGAATTATATGCAGGAATATATAAATGACTGTCAACATCATAAGGAGTTAGTCCCCATGTTAATGTAATGGAAGCTATAGGTGGAGATAAAACAATATCACCAATAGCTTTTGTTCCGCCATTAGTTGTAGGTGTCGTTATTGTTAATGGTGAACTTGTAGTACCATCTTTTGTAGCTTTTACAATTACTGTTGAATTAGCACGTACTCCGATTGAAAATGTTCCATCAGAACCTGTATATCTGTATGATCGTCCGGTATAATCAACTCCATCTGCAGTTACATAAGCATTTTGAATAGGAATACCATTACCATCAATTACTCTACCTGTAATGTAACATACATCATAAACACGATCCCAATTCCATGAGGTAAAATGTGTAACAGGACCTGTGTAACTATTTCCTGATTTAGTGGCCACACCTTCTTCTCTCCATACTGCTGCCGTTGTATCATACCACCACATAGATATTGTAGCTGGTGCAGAACTTTGCAAAGATGTTGGAATTGGAATTGTTAGAGTAGCTGTCTTTCCGCTGGCTAATTTAAGAGTAGCACCGCTTGTGGATTTTAAATTAGCATCTATAAAACCAAATGATTGGATGGCGGCTTCCGTGCCGGATGTAGTTATGCCGCTAAAATTACCCGGGAACACTTGATTATATGTTGTGCTTGTTGGATCAAAATATTTTGCTGAAACCATAGCCGGTCCTGTAAATGGATTCCCGTTAGCATCTGCAAAAGAACCGGATGGGAATGTAATCTGTCCACCTCCGGTAGGAGTTATTGTCCCACCAGTGTTGGCAACAGTTTGAGAAGTTGGTGCTG is a window encoding:
- a CDS encoding carboxypeptidase regulatory-like domain-containing protein, giving the protein MKKHTWYYFVLLTLFAIILTSSCKKDDNPSGPDNTNNPPAQNYALLLGRVQNESGTLLGSVTVTIQGKTVLTNEQGWFSVSELTAGTKKQVSFSKSGYISTYKVVDVNTGQSSFIDATLATAPTSQTVANTGGTITPTGGGQITFPSGSFADANGNPFTGPAMVSAKYFDPTSTTYNQVFPGNFSGITTSGTEAAIQSFGFIDANLKSTSGATLKLASGKTATLTIPIPTSLQSSAPATISMWWYDTTAAVWREEGVATKSGNSYTGPVTHFTSWNWDRVYDVCYITGRVIDGNGIPIQNAYVTADGVDYTGRSYRYTGSDGTFSIGVRANSTVIVKATKDGTTSSPLTITTPTTNGGTKAIGDIVLSPPIASITLTWGLTPYDVDSHLYIPAYNSQGPGHVYWSSMGSATSYPFASLDTDDRYSYGPEVVTIYRKFPGVYKYIVHNYSGESSAPLAGSNAKVTLIIGAQLYAFSVPTSNPNGYNTWRVFELNVDANGVVTITTINDFQPSTTSLPKMAIQKK